A segment of the Bacteriovorax sp. PP10 genome:
TCATAGAGTGATGGTGACAAATGCACTTAGTCCATTAAAGGTGATTGAAGCTCTTGATGAATTAGTCACTGAGACGGGATCAATCGGAGTCATGTCATCAGGACTGGGAAGTGTGAGCGATAATACTTATGGGTCTTATGAGATCTATCGTGCAAGTAAAGCGGCCCTAAATACTTTGATGAGAAGTTACGCTGCCAGAAAAGGTGGACAGAGAAGTTTGTTTGCCATCTCTCCTGGGTGGGTAAAAACAGATATGGGTGGACCTGAGGCCACACTAGATGTGAAGACCAGTACGAGTGGGATTATCGACACGATTTTAAGTAATCAAAGTCCAGGAATGAGATTTCTCGATTATCAAAACCAAACGGTTAACTGGTAGATCGAAAATGTGGCGTGAATCGGGATCACACTCCTCATTTTGGCCTTCTTTTGGACTAGATTTCATAAAGTTAAAGAAAATACTTATGCCTAAGTATTTGAGATTATTTATTTTTATATAATCTGGACAACGCATCCTAATTTTTTATGAGGACAGAATAAAATGACATCGGTATAAGTTTGCCTAATTAACAACATTAGGAACACTTGTGAAAAATCTTTTAAAACTTTCCCTGATCTCTCTTCTCCTTGTTAACGTTGCATTCGCTGGTGCGAATCGTTTTCCAAAGAACCCGGATCTTACTCAGACTCCTGGTAAACTTTGC
Coding sequences within it:
- a CDS encoding SDR family NAD(P)-dependent oxidoreductase; its protein translation is MTKNSKTALIVGASRGLGLGLVQELISRGWNVIATERKNDPKSALRIYANQKNDNLRIEQVDINEADSIHNLQKNLVDTKLDILFVNAGIANDPSETAGQTSTEEFHRVMVTNALSPLKVIEALDELVTETGSIGVMSSGLGSVSDNTYGSYEIYRASKAALNTLMRSYAARKGGQRSLFAISPGWVKTDMGGPEATLDVKTSTSGIIDTILSNQSPGMRFLDYQNQTVNW